From the genome of Nodosilinea sp. FACHB-141, one region includes:
- the crtC gene encoding cyanoexosortase C: MLYSYVPLFCLIMAAPTLYLKSHLQTVWGWVATLTKDSHGRIVLLGLTVGLVYLPVWLGYLVPRAFKGKVGWFLVLCMLGLAAAELWNRRSVLKTLQASEEDRLLGQLLIVGAAVLFPFCRFAIWPQAFLWLVVLAGIACSTWGTSFFGRFMVPTALIGLTTYPRIGYTSRFIWDFFTPYQFLEIKMAEVSSAAMRAVGFPAVQEGVFITFPKGAVQVGWGCNGLDMALSVAATGFFMGILYKQKPRQMAMLISIAMIISLLFNIPRLMLVTIAHVYWGPWWFDFWHGFWGGQIFVGALLTVYYYVMMVLIERSKKQAKA, translated from the coding sequence CACCTACAAACTGTCTGGGGTTGGGTAGCTACTTTAACCAAGGACTCCCACGGGCGCATTGTGTTGCTGGGGCTTACCGTTGGGCTAGTTTATCTGCCGGTGTGGCTAGGATACTTAGTACCAAGAGCCTTTAAAGGCAAGGTGGGCTGGTTTTTAGTGCTGTGCATGCTGGGATTAGCTGCTGCAGAGCTATGGAACCGTCGCTCTGTACTTAAAACCCTGCAAGCGTCTGAAGAGGATCGCCTGCTTGGGCAATTGCTGATTGTGGGAGCAGCGGTGCTATTTCCATTTTGTCGCTTTGCGATTTGGCCTCAGGCATTTTTATGGCTGGTGGTTTTGGCGGGTATTGCTTGCAGTACATGGGGAACCAGCTTTTTTGGCCGGTTTATGGTGCCTACCGCTTTAATCGGCTTAACCACCTATCCCCGTATAGGGTATACTTCCCGCTTCATTTGGGATTTTTTTACTCCCTACCAGTTTCTTGAAATCAAAATGGCTGAGGTGAGTAGCGCAGCCATGCGGGCTGTTGGCTTCCCAGCAGTGCAGGAGGGCGTTTTTATCACCTTCCCCAAAGGTGCGGTGCAAGTAGGATGGGGTTGCAATGGGTTAGACATGGCCCTTTCTGTTGCCGCTACTGGTTTTTTCATGGGAATCCTCTACAAGCAAAAGCCGCGGCAGATGGCAATGCTAATTAGCATCGCGATGATTATTTCGCTGCTATTCAACATCCCTCGGTTGATGTTAGTGACAATTGCTCATGTGTATTGGGGGCCTTGGTGGTTTGATTTTTGGCACGGCTTTTGGGGTGGCCAAATTTTTGTGGGTGCACTGCTTACGGTGTATTACTACGTCATGATGGTACTGATTGAGCGATCAAAAAAACAAGCAAAAGCATAA
- a CDS encoding cistern family PEP-CTERM protein: MTTLNRLTASALTAGVLVASSLIASQPAQAFTFTSDKKAVTVTSADAGKFFTVDFDGNVDTTPIPGLTAKAVFTFLGFDIVDSLPDVTQAFFNVSITNNSTVAGSRISAIGFNTSPNLRGVGGGLANSGNGNTRVDSGGNLPTSVFNNDRSGAFPNQFGAIEVCFTDGNNCQGGSNGGVTKGGTGEFNPVLAFNNPANGSVSSFTLDNFGVRYQSITAPGINDGSGTGVGLVPTPALLPGLIGMGVAALRRRQQEESEVA, from the coding sequence ATGACCACATTAAACCGACTCACTGCTTCTGCTCTGACAGCAGGCGTTCTGGTTGCCAGTAGCTTAATTGCTTCTCAACCAGCTCAGGCGTTCACTTTCACTTCAGACAAAAAGGCTGTAACCGTTACTAGTGCGGATGCAGGTAAATTCTTCACCGTTGATTTTGACGGGAATGTTGATACAACTCCTATCCCTGGGCTTACCGCTAAAGCTGTGTTTACCTTCTTAGGGTTTGACATAGTTGACTCCTTGCCTGATGTAACTCAAGCTTTCTTTAACGTTTCCATCACAAATAATTCTACTGTTGCAGGGAGTAGAATTTCTGCTATAGGATTTAACACTTCACCAAACTTACGTGGCGTGGGTGGTGGCCTGGCCAATAGCGGCAATGGAAACACAAGAGTTGATAGCGGTGGTAACCTTCCAACTTCTGTTTTCAACAATGATCGCTCTGGTGCTTTCCCTAATCAGTTCGGTGCTATTGAAGTTTGCTTCACCGACGGTAACAACTGCCAAGGTGGCAGCAATGGTGGGGTTACCAAAGGAGGCACCGGTGAATTTAATCCAGTGCTAGCTTTTAATAATCCTGCTAATGGTTCTGTAAGCTCATTCACTCTTGACAACTTTGGTGTCCGTTATCAGTCTATTACTGCCCCTGGCATCAATGACGGCAGCGGCACTGGTGTAGGGTTAGTACCAACTCCTGCGTTACTTCCTGGCCTCATCGGCATGGGTGTAGCGGCCTTGCGTAGGCGCCAGCAAGAAGAAAGCGAAGTTGCTTAG
- a CDS encoding DUF4347 domain-containing protein, with protein MTTQTQSVPSLIKGIVFVDDSIANADVLLKGLNPSLDVVFLDSARDGIDQITEALRSYSGLDSIHLLSHGEAGGLTLGATALNANTLDSYGSQLNQWGRSLSDGADLLLYGCNVGFGLSGFDFVDRLSQITGADVAASDNITGSLGDWDFELVTGSIETAIALSTEAQASYAGNLNIITVTSTADNGAGSLRAAIASAPAGSVIKFASTLANKTIALTSGELYLSRNLTIDATEVANLTISGNNRSRVFQVGGSNNPVTATFKNLIIANGNAPTGGAGGGVSVANYGGITLMGCQLNNNKADRSGGLMLWAGVEARVIDCSFTGNDGSRTNNGFSGGAISTNGSGGVGEASFLIVENSRFTNNKGFNGGAIYNFSSPTTVTRSTFLNNTAIGDGGGAIFGDGTGPGGTSTTQGTPLLIQDSLFESNKAKGGGGAIYAWSYGNEKLIVKDSTLLNNSVSLSSRNLARGGGIEANGGSITLQNISVANNLADGQGGGLWVQTKLPVNITNSTFSSNRVTRDAGGAMFLNTDATAPVNIVNSTIVNNYAGRANGALWMNSGNKDSITLRNSIVAFNRAVDTRQNQVGYTPRDGGGNIEFPAPVNSGPRVAANSRIVDPLLGPLLKIGDDLVHPLLSGSPAINTGVKVTGVPTQDQRQFTRDFLPDVGAFERGGLLTTGGTGNDTLLGTAASNSFAGSSGNDTLLGLGGADSLTGGTGADRIVYTGRSQVEALGQSTLAALDRIVGFDATLGDRIQLDYNNNLLTSEQPSSLFNAGLKTGTTLEQAALAAYQDKNQASSGAQVMAANEAVFFRWGTRTFLSANNGTAAFSKDTDLVAEVTGIKMAGSDATAGTLTVTNYFA; from the coding sequence ATGACGACTCAAACTCAAAGTGTTCCTAGCTTGATTAAAGGCATTGTCTTTGTAGATGACTCGATCGCCAATGCCGATGTTCTGCTCAAAGGCCTCAACCCTAGCCTGGATGTGGTGTTTCTTGACTCGGCTCGGGATGGTATTGACCAAATTACAGAAGCGCTGCGATCGTACTCTGGCCTAGATAGCATCCACCTGCTCTCCCATGGCGAAGCGGGTGGGCTAACCTTAGGGGCAACGGCGCTTAACGCCAACACCCTCGATAGCTATGGCTCGCAACTCAACCAGTGGGGGCGATCGCTCAGCGATGGGGCCGATTTGCTGCTCTACGGCTGTAATGTGGGGTTTGGCCTTAGCGGGTTCGACTTTGTTGATCGCCTTAGCCAGATCACCGGAGCTGATGTTGCCGCCTCTGACAATATCACTGGCAGCTTGGGCGACTGGGACTTTGAGCTAGTCACCGGCTCTATTGAGACAGCCATAGCCCTGAGCACCGAAGCCCAGGCTAGCTATGCTGGTAACCTCAATATCATCACAGTCACCAGTACCGCCGACAATGGTGCGGGATCTCTACGGGCTGCCATTGCTTCAGCCCCGGCGGGCAGCGTAATCAAGTTTGCCTCGACCTTGGCCAACAAAACTATTGCCCTCACCAGTGGTGAGCTGTACCTGAGCCGCAACCTCACTATCGATGCCACTGAGGTTGCAAATCTCACCATTAGCGGCAACAACCGCAGCCGAGTGTTTCAGGTAGGAGGCTCAAACAACCCAGTAACGGCCACCTTCAAAAACTTGATCATTGCCAATGGCAACGCACCCACTGGAGGCGCAGGGGGCGGGGTGAGTGTGGCTAACTATGGTGGCATTACCCTTATGGGTTGCCAACTCAACAACAATAAAGCCGATCGCAGCGGCGGTCTAATGCTTTGGGCAGGGGTTGAAGCCAGAGTGATTGACTGTAGCTTTACTGGTAATGATGGCAGTCGTACCAACAATGGCTTCAGCGGTGGAGCAATTTCTACCAATGGTTCAGGAGGAGTCGGAGAAGCATCGTTTTTAATTGTTGAAAACTCTCGCTTCACCAATAACAAGGGCTTTAACGGCGGCGCTATTTACAACTTCTCTAGCCCTACAACCGTTACGAGATCTACCTTCCTCAACAACACAGCTATTGGCGATGGAGGAGGCGCTATCTTTGGTGATGGTACTGGCCCCGGTGGCACCAGTACTACCCAAGGAACCCCGCTGTTAATTCAAGACAGCCTCTTTGAATCCAACAAAGCTAAAGGTGGTGGTGGGGCAATTTATGCCTGGAGCTACGGTAACGAAAAGCTGATTGTAAAAGATAGCACCCTGCTCAATAATTCGGTTAGCCTCAGCTCCAGAAACTTGGCTCGTGGTGGAGGCATTGAAGCCAATGGCGGTAGTATTACGCTGCAAAACATTTCGGTGGCGAATAACCTGGCTGATGGCCAGGGAGGTGGTTTGTGGGTACAAACTAAGCTACCCGTCAACATTACCAACTCGACTTTTTCGAGTAATCGAGTAACCCGTGATGCGGGTGGTGCGATGTTCCTCAATACCGACGCAACAGCCCCAGTCAACATTGTGAACTCCACCATTGTTAACAACTATGCCGGGCGGGCCAATGGTGCGCTATGGATGAACAGCGGCAATAAAGACTCAATTACTCTGCGCAATTCGATTGTCGCCTTTAACAGGGCAGTCGATACGCGGCAGAACCAGGTGGGCTACACCCCCCGCGATGGCGGCGGCAATATTGAGTTTCCGGCTCCGGTAAACTCTGGACCGCGGGTGGCTGCCAACAGTCGCATCGTCGATCCACTGCTGGGGCCGCTGCTGAAAATTGGCGATGACTTGGTGCATCCGCTGCTGTCGGGTAGCCCAGCTATCAATACCGGCGTGAAGGTCACGGGCGTGCCCACCCAAGATCAGCGCCAGTTTACCCGTGACTTTTTGCCCGATGTCGGGGCCTTTGAGCGCGGCGGGTTACTGACGACTGGCGGCACTGGCAACGACACCTTGTTGGGTACTGCGGCAAGCAATAGCTTTGCTGGCAGCAGTGGTAATGACACTCTTTTGGGTCTAGGCGGAGCTGACAGTCTAACTGGCGGTACTGGAGCCGATCGCATCGTCTACACCGGGCGATCGCAGGTCGAGGCCTTGGGCCAGTCAACCCTGGCGGCGCTTGATCGTATTGTGGGGTTTGATGCCACCCTGGGCGATCGTATCCAGCTTGACTACAACAACAATCTGCTTACCTCTGAGCAACCATCGAGTCTGTTTAATGCTGGATTGAAGACTGGTACAACTTTGGAGCAGGCTGCTTTGGCAGCTTACCAAGATAAAAATCAAGCCTCTAGTGGAGCACAAGTTATGGCGGCGAACGAAGCGGTGTTTTTCCGATGGGGAACCCGCACGTTTCTCTCAGCCAATAATGGTACCGCTGCCTTTTCTAAAGACACCGACCTGGTGGCCGAAGTTACAGGTATCAAGATGGCCGGCAGTGACGCTACCGCCGGGACACTAACGGTAACCAATTACTTCGCATAG
- a CDS encoding HpsJ family protein: MVGASNPLSSPSLSGQAIARVVGLTCAFGFIVDMTALTFPLGSGTAWRVGLMQQMGDRSIVLLIGIALLIYSAWENQNLRKPLGFLALGLGTLFLLICMLVVRDSFSLHSQAIDNIGNQATQLQTQVEASRSNPEVIANATEDDFANALRAIDTQAETLKQNAKTTITKSGIASTSNFAVVGIGLLSLGRLAMGSKGRIAGRSTKKMRKTA, encoded by the coding sequence ATGGTTGGTGCTTCAAATCCGCTTTCTTCTCCCTCTCTCAGCGGACAGGCGATCGCCCGTGTGGTGGGTCTAACCTGTGCGTTTGGTTTTATTGTCGACATGACGGCCCTCACCTTCCCATTGGGGTCGGGTACAGCCTGGCGGGTGGGGCTGATGCAACAGATGGGCGATCGCAGCATTGTGCTGCTAATTGGTATTGCCCTGCTCATCTATAGCGCCTGGGAAAATCAAAATTTGCGCAAGCCTCTCGGCTTTCTGGCTTTGGGGCTTGGAACGCTCTTTTTGCTAATTTGCATGCTGGTGGTGCGCGACAGTTTTTCGCTGCATTCCCAAGCAATTGACAACATTGGCAACCAGGCTACACAACTGCAAACTCAGGTAGAAGCCAGTCGCTCTAACCCTGAAGTTATAGCCAACGCCACCGAAGACGACTTTGCCAATGCCCTGCGGGCGATCGATACCCAAGCTGAAACTTTAAAGCAAAACGCAAAGACTACCATTACCAAAAGCGGTATAGCCAGTACGAGCAATTTTGCCGTAGTGGGCATTGGTTTACTCAGCCTAGGTCGCTTGGCAATGGGCTCTAAGGGTCGAATTGCGGGACGCAGCACCAAAAAGATGAGAAAAACCGCGTAG
- a CDS encoding nucleotidyltransferase family protein: MQIAAPSWSFDSAATVKLLLLCLSPSIDDEIKQQIQSAARLEVDWDELIELANIHHVLALLYSRLNQVCQHQVPPRILNTMRHRYQQLVAKNLLLTAEMISLLKAMVHQGIDAMPYKGPALAHPLYGTMNLRQFGDLDIIIQPQHMPAVEKLLVAQGYRPYFGEKTTAELQTYMKAKAEHTYDFYHEGKGILVEIHWRFWPVYFSSINPSEIWHRRESLNLNGLSVPTIAIDDYLLVLCMHGSRHLWCRLSWLCDIAMLLYRCPDLDWPKLLVQAEGWGCKRMLHLGLYLAHHWLGASLPAVILHTVEADATIAKLAAQVDHRIFGLAPHSHRTMGTTTQYQLQVRERLQDKAMYLESVVYWLLKGRLSVRT; the protein is encoded by the coding sequence TTGCAAATTGCTGCTCCCTCCTGGTCTTTTGACAGTGCTGCCACAGTTAAGCTGTTGCTGCTTTGTCTTTCGCCCTCAATAGATGACGAGATAAAGCAGCAGATTCAATCAGCCGCGCGGCTCGAGGTGGACTGGGACGAGTTGATAGAACTAGCCAACATTCACCACGTGCTAGCGCTCCTTTACAGCCGACTCAACCAAGTTTGCCAGCACCAGGTGCCTCCCCGCATCTTGAATACGATGCGGCATCGCTATCAACAGCTGGTGGCGAAAAATTTGCTCCTCACTGCAGAGATGATTAGCCTGCTCAAGGCCATGGTCCACCAGGGGATCGATGCTATGCCCTACAAAGGACCAGCCTTAGCTCACCCCCTCTACGGAACCATGAATCTGAGGCAGTTTGGCGACTTAGACATTATTATTCAGCCACAACATATGCCAGCGGTAGAAAAACTGCTCGTCGCCCAGGGGTATCGTCCCTACTTCGGTGAGAAGACAACTGCCGAACTACAAACCTATATGAAAGCCAAGGCTGAACATACCTACGATTTCTATCATGAGGGCAAGGGTATTTTGGTAGAGATTCACTGGCGGTTCTGGCCAGTTTATTTCTCCTCCATTAACCCTAGTGAGATCTGGCACCGTCGAGAATCTTTAAACCTAAACGGACTGTCTGTACCAACCATCGCAATAGACGATTACTTATTAGTGCTCTGTATGCATGGCTCCCGACATTTATGGTGCAGGCTGTCGTGGCTGTGTGATATTGCCATGCTGCTCTATCGATGCCCTGACCTTGATTGGCCCAAACTTTTGGTTCAGGCAGAGGGATGGGGCTGCAAACGCATGCTGCACCTGGGTCTTTACCTAGCTCACCACTGGTTAGGAGCTAGCTTACCAGCTGTCATTCTTCACACAGTTGAAGCGGATGCAACTATTGCCAAGCTTGCTGCGCAAGTTGATCACCGAATTTTTGGGCTAGCACCCCATTCGCACCGCACTATGGGTACTACAACGCAATATCAGCTTCAAGTTAGAGAACGCCTACAGGATAAAGCTATGTACCTAGAATCTGTTGTGTACTGGCTACTGAAAGGGCGTTTGTCAGTTCGAACATGA
- a CDS encoding lasso peptide biosynthesis B2 protein, which produces MSWGDRWVVAQSLVLLPAIALSLALVGLPTTQKYLARLSSRAKATSEMPIVEAMRLARSVNRAADNSPLWGNCLKRSLTLWFLLRRQGVASDLCIGVQLQQSQFKAHAWVKYGGHVINDHPAIHQQFAAFEKPFEPNF; this is translated from the coding sequence ATGTCCTGGGGCGATCGCTGGGTCGTTGCCCAGTCTCTGGTGCTGCTGCCTGCGATCGCCCTATCTCTGGCGCTAGTCGGTTTACCTACCACTCAGAAATACCTCGCCCGCCTGTCTTCAAGGGCAAAGGCTACCAGCGAAATGCCGATCGTAGAGGCTATGAGGCTGGCTCGCTCTGTCAACCGAGCCGCTGACAATAGCCCGCTGTGGGGAAACTGCCTGAAGCGATCGCTCACCCTCTGGTTTTTACTACGGCGTCAGGGTGTAGCGAGCGACCTGTGCATTGGCGTGCAGCTGCAGCAAAGCCAGTTCAAAGCCCACGCCTGGGTTAAGTATGGCGGCCATGTGATCAACGATCACCCCGCTATTCACCAACAGTTTGCGGCCTTTGAAAAACCGTTTGAACCTAACTTTTAA
- a CDS encoding PqqD family protein translates to MPTHQSQLTLNDTILSTVAFQATEEVLFRQIEEEAVLLHVTNGNYYSLNETSLPFWEALQNQQPLTTAIDQITDSYAVERDQVLADLQTFLTHLLSYNLITQIA, encoded by the coding sequence ATGCCAACCCATCAATCCCAACTCACCCTCAACGACACCATCCTCAGCACAGTTGCTTTTCAGGCGACAGAAGAGGTGCTGTTCCGACAGATTGAAGAGGAGGCAGTCTTACTGCATGTCACTAACGGTAACTACTACAGCCTCAACGAGACTAGCCTGCCCTTTTGGGAAGCCCTACAAAACCAGCAACCCCTAACTACAGCCATTGATCAAATTACCGACAGCTACGCGGTTGAGCGAGATCAAGTATTAGCCGACCTGCAAACGTTTCTAACACATCTGCTGAGTTACAACCTGATTACCCAAATAGCCTAG
- a CDS encoding asparagine synthase-related protein has protein sequence MSGILASWNNSDTNAWQAMMADLAEVFGRDGQGDWHDAEAGLSLGRIQRFNTPEAALEPPVFAAEACVLVWDGRLDDRDALLAGRSQVTDAQLIIESYRRWGLNCLKHLIGDYSFILWDIPNQQLVAGCDSVGGRSLAYFWNGQSLSISSRVLSLLWHPQVSRRLDDLYLAHTLCDRWAHPPGLTAFAEIKRLRPGWALVLKEGQLTVKPVAQFPHASELQPMRSQAEAQEKFWHLLHLAIKDRRRSYRPICTTLSGGLDSTTVTVGLLQQVPTIDAFSNITTTFKEFDERQPIQAFLSAYPQVNWHPVNGDSAWPFGSSWSSLPLTDDPLIACTMPMNVQLMQQIQQLGFGTVFDGAWGDELFDANFYDLMAARCFSAAVAQLKQQPHWPNFLWNEWVLPHLAAPLRQRWLQYKDIRQKRSLLYPWFKSDYLQQPDYKTAIQQDHEFKLSSGRSQWMAQLNESTAIVGPNQTYKLYQAFCGVESVSPLGDRRLIDFSIGLHPTLQNDVHYNKIFLRCAVQAHMPEKIVWRHKINHFSPLMYAGVALGKENKFFIDILPELSELAAVINHQKIYEWLLKFQEAYRQKKFKKEFPHREISNIFAILVFSNWLNYIRKYGKP, from the coding sequence ATGAGCGGCATACTAGCTAGCTGGAACAATTCTGACACCAACGCTTGGCAGGCTATGATGGCCGATCTGGCAGAAGTCTTTGGGCGCGATGGTCAAGGAGACTGGCACGACGCCGAGGCGGGGTTGAGTCTGGGACGCATCCAGCGTTTCAACACCCCAGAAGCGGCCTTAGAGCCGCCTGTTTTTGCGGCTGAAGCGTGCGTATTAGTGTGGGACGGCAGGCTCGACGACCGCGATGCCCTTTTGGCAGGACGGTCTCAGGTTACGGATGCCCAACTTATTATCGAAAGCTACCGCCGCTGGGGGCTCAACTGCCTCAAACACCTCATCGGTGACTACAGCTTTATCCTTTGGGATATCCCTAATCAGCAGCTGGTAGCAGGTTGCGACTCTGTAGGGGGGCGCAGCCTAGCCTATTTCTGGAATGGGCAGTCTCTCTCAATCTCATCTCGGGTGCTGTCGCTACTTTGGCACCCTCAGGTGAGTCGGCGCTTAGACGACCTATACCTGGCTCATACTCTATGCGATCGGTGGGCACATCCGCCTGGGCTAACAGCCTTTGCCGAGATTAAGCGGCTCCGCCCAGGCTGGGCTTTAGTGCTCAAGGAAGGACAATTAACGGTTAAACCAGTCGCCCAGTTTCCTCACGCCTCTGAGCTACAGCCAATGCGATCGCAGGCCGAAGCCCAGGAAAAGTTTTGGCATCTGTTACATTTGGCTATCAAAGACCGACGGCGCAGCTATCGACCTATTTGTACGACCCTAAGCGGTGGCCTTGACTCTACAACGGTCACTGTCGGCCTGCTTCAGCAAGTGCCAACAATCGACGCTTTTTCTAACATCACTACAACCTTTAAGGAGTTTGATGAACGACAGCCAATTCAAGCTTTTTTATCGGCTTATCCTCAAGTTAACTGGCACCCCGTTAATGGAGATAGTGCCTGGCCCTTTGGGTCTAGTTGGAGTAGTCTTCCTCTAACAGACGATCCGCTAATTGCTTGCACCATGCCTATGAATGTACAGCTAATGCAGCAGATACAGCAATTAGGTTTTGGCACTGTATTTGATGGAGCCTGGGGTGATGAATTGTTTGATGCCAACTTCTATGATTTAATGGCAGCTCGATGTTTTTCTGCCGCTGTAGCCCAGCTTAAACAGCAGCCCCACTGGCCAAATTTTCTCTGGAATGAATGGGTACTGCCGCACTTGGCTGCTCCATTGCGACAAAGGTGGTTGCAATATAAAGACATTAGACAGAAGCGATCGTTGCTGTACCCCTGGTTTAAATCTGACTATCTTCAGCAACCTGATTACAAAACAGCTATCCAGCAAGACCATGAGTTCAAACTGTCATCAGGTCGCAGTCAGTGGATGGCGCAACTCAATGAAAGCACGGCTATAGTTGGCCCCAATCAAACCTATAAGCTCTATCAAGCCTTTTGTGGCGTCGAGTCAGTCTCTCCCCTAGGTGATAGGCGGTTAATTGATTTTTCTATTGGTCTGCATCCCACTCTTCAAAATGATGTTCACTACAACAAAATTTTTCTCAGGTGTGCCGTCCAGGCCCATATGCCTGAAAAAATTGTGTGGCGCCATAAGATAAATCACTTTTCACCTTTAATGTATGCAGGTGTGGCGCTAGGCAAAGAGAACAAATTCTTTATCGATATTCTCCCTGAACTGTCAGAATTGGCAGCCGTAATCAATCATCAAAAAATCTACGAATGGCTACTCAAGTTTCAGGAGGCCTATAGGCAAAAAAAATTCAAAAAAGAATTTCCACATCGAGAAATAAGTAATATTTTTGCAATATTGGTTTTCTCAAATTGGTTAAACTATATAAGAAAATACGGTAAACCTTGA
- a CDS encoding 50S ribosomal protein L11 methyltransferase: MSYYSIGSHRSMTFDERRNSAYLKALKQVVTPDSVVLDLGAGLGMLGLQAAKLGAKRVYLVEPEDVISVTREIVKVNGFDDRVVCLQGKIEKVDIPEPVDVIISVFTGNFLLGEDLLPSLFFARDRYLKPGGVLIPNAAIMEAAPVSAPETFKEVIDVWSTPQLGIDQSPARTYANQQIYWYGKELKKAQYLAIPEPLMELDFYTATQTHCQTQISYAIKDAGCCHGFAGWFKMQLGDSWLSTAPHEPPLHWSVAYLPLDPPLEVTQGDDLTFRLTRPTYGDWTWQVALNDQRQQRSTFFATPMTMKTLRQQSPDYQPSLNDKGAAALFVLSHSNRSLSTKAMAEQLVIAYSQQFPDLRKAMNFVQGLIGSFSH, translated from the coding sequence ATGAGCTATTATTCTATCGGTTCCCATCGCTCAATGACCTTCGATGAACGTCGAAACTCAGCCTATCTCAAGGCCCTAAAACAAGTAGTTACTCCAGACAGCGTAGTTTTAGATCTCGGTGCTGGTCTAGGCATGTTAGGTCTTCAGGCTGCTAAGCTGGGGGCCAAAAGGGTTTACTTAGTTGAGCCCGAAGACGTTATTAGCGTCACCCGTGAGATCGTCAAGGTCAATGGCTTTGACGATCGCGTTGTATGTCTTCAAGGAAAAATTGAAAAAGTTGACATTCCAGAGCCTGTAGATGTCATTATCTCTGTCTTTACCGGCAACTTTTTGCTGGGAGAAGACTTGTTACCATCACTATTCTTTGCCCGCGATCGCTACCTAAAACCAGGAGGCGTTCTCATTCCAAATGCAGCGATTATGGAAGCTGCACCGGTTAGTGCTCCAGAGACTTTCAAAGAGGTGATTGATGTTTGGTCGACACCACAGCTGGGCATTGATCAGAGCCCGGCCCGAACCTATGCAAACCAACAAATCTACTGGTACGGCAAAGAACTGAAAAAAGCTCAATACCTGGCAATACCCGAGCCTCTGATGGAGCTTGATTTTTACACCGCGACTCAAACTCACTGCCAGACCCAAATTAGCTATGCCATTAAAGACGCTGGTTGTTGCCACGGCTTTGCAGGCTGGTTCAAGATGCAGCTGGGGGATAGCTGGCTGTCAACGGCTCCCCATGAGCCTCCACTCCACTGGTCTGTAGCCTATTTGCCTCTCGATCCACCGCTGGAAGTTACCCAGGGTGACGACTTAACGTTTAGGCTGACCCGCCCTACCTATGGAGACTGGACGTGGCAAGTAGCCCTTAACGATCAGCGCCAGCAGCGATCTACATTTTTCGCTACGCCTATGACTATGAAGACCCTAAGGCAGCAGTCGCCAGACTATCAACCCAGCCTTAACGATAAAGGTGCGGCGGCTCTTTTTGTTCTGTCCCACAGCAATCGCAGTCTTTCAACCAAGGCGATGGCAGAACAACTAGTAATAGCATATTCTCAACAATTCCCCGACCTGCGCAAGGCGATGAACTTTGTGCAGGGTTTGATTGGCTCCTTTTCACACTGA